AAGAAAGGACCTCCATCAGCTGGTCGTATTCCTGAAGCAGGGGGACATCGCTCACTTTGTACTGAGATATGGCGCTGAGCACTCGCTCTAAACCTCTCTTCCTGGCACTTTCAAAAGAAGGCGAACTGATAAGCGACTCTATGTCGGCGGAGTTCTCTTCGGCAAACTGAGCCGCCCCTTTGAGAAAGGGATATCTCGAGACCTGAAGGGAGTCCATGCGCCTTCCTATGCGGTAGACAGTAATTTAGGTTTTGCATCCTCCCCGCAGTATGCGCTTCCGGCAAACATGGCAGTTCAATGTCCAATCACTACCAAGAGTGGTGTTTCCACTGTCGGCTATTTTTCCTAGGAATGCATTATAAATCTGCCTACGCGGTGGGAAGCTTTGGACGCTATGCTGACCACCGCCGCGGCACGGGACCTTCGTCGTGCTGTGCAACCCCCCCTTTCAAATGTCATGTACGGACAACGAGATCATTTTTCGAAGGTCCCCAAACACTGCCGGATCATCGATGACCTCTTTCAGATCGTCCATTGAATCGTATGGTCTTTTCAGGACTATCTTCGCGGCCCTCTTCTTACCGATCCCGGGAAGCCCCTCTATTGCGGACATAGGCATTGTGTTAATGTTGAAAGGAGTGGTTATTCCGGTTATTGACCTGAATCCCCAATCAGTGATGGTAACATCATGTGAGGTTCCCAACTCTACTTTGTAAGGGATGCCTATCAGAATGGGGTACGTGCCGATCTGTCTTCCGAAAGTAGTGTTCCCGTCATGGATCTCCATATAGACATCCTTCATGACCGTTCCTTTGGGCACAACCCGTTCCAGCATCTTCCGGTCTATTTCTTCTCTCACGGTCTCTTTGAACCTTTTGAATTTCTGTTTGTCTACTTTGGTGTGAAAATCCTTCCTGAGCGGCATCACCTGGCGTATATTGATGCGCCTGACCATGAGCCCCTCGCCGGCTATCCTTTTCAAGAGTTCCATATCGTGTACGTAGGTGGAGGCCGTCTCTCCGTCAAGGCCGCAGACCAGATTGATCCCGGGCAGCAGTTTCGGCAGACCGGTGGGCCCCGGTTCTGCGCCGATCTCGTTGATCATCCTGACGGCGCCCATAAGCTGCTCCGGCGTACAGTTCAGATTATTCTCCCTGAAGACCGCCGGATCCGCAGACTCCAGCCCAAGTGCCAGCACATTACCGGATGTGCAGCATTCCGTCAATATCCCAATGATCTTTTTCGACTCGTCCGGATAAGAGGATATGACGGCAGGGTTCGCGTTGTCCACATGCAGTACGTTAAGATCAAGGGCCTTCAGGCCCGTGAACAATTCCTTTACCGCGTCGGGGTTCGGTCTCGGAGGGTCGGAATCATCCTCCGTTCCATAGGATATGATGCAGGTCTGCCCTCCGATCCTGATGTTCCTTATCCCCAAAGAAACGAGCTTCTCCGCCTCGGCTATAACGTCTTTGGGGGAACGCATCAGGGGCTTTCCCTTTAGAGGCTCTATACAGTAGGAGCAGCCCCCGCTCCTGTATCTGTGACATCCTCTGTATGTTTCCATCTCGGCGATCAGAGGATGCGGGAAATCCTGATGCTGGGTCACTATCTCCGCGCCAAAGAGCATCCATCTGTTCCATTCGTCAAGGGTGCGGTACCGCTCGCCGACCTCCTTTCCGGTCATACCGTCATAAAGCGACGCCGCCGGATCGTTCCTCATCGAAAAATCGAACTTGTCGGCAACGGAAGAGAAAGCGGCTGAACCGCCTATGAGCTTCCATCCTTTGAGTTTCGGGACCAGCCCCTCCAGTTCTTTTACGGACAAAGGCATGGACCTCAGATACTTCCCGGGTACGGTATTTCCGGAAAGGACCACGCTGACGTCGGCGTCAGGCAGCTTCTTACCTCTCCTCAGCATGTCCGCGGAAATGTATTCGACATCCGCCCCGGCGTCGATCGATGCTCCGGCTATTGCCCTTATCATGGGGGAGATGTAAGGCGGAACGCCCAATGCGGCAGGGTCGTCGATGTATCCGTCGATCAAGACCACTCTGATATCCTTAGTCATTTATGAGTTTTGAAAGTGTGAATTAGATATAAATACGGACCGCGGCACCCCGGCGGGAACGCCGGGTGCACTCGGCCGTTTCAGGCTTTACGTCTGGGTCCTGCGGATAATTAGCCAGACCCGGCGTTTTCAGGAACAGCACCAATTGTCGAAGTCTGGCCGCAAATATATGCGGAATGTCGAACACAGTTAAATATTATAAGCGTAATCATGGTGTTTGTAATTCGAAGGGATATTACGAAATTCGTAAAAACAAGGAGGATAATACATGGGAAACGAGAAAGAGTTGACGATTGAGGAGCGTCTGGAAAGGGCGAAGAAACCCGGACAGGACGCAATGATACTCCACAAGTACTATGGTGGCAAAATAGAGATAACGCCCAAAGCATGCGTAAGGTCATTCAATGACTTTGCCATCTGGTATTCGCCGGGCGTCGCAGAACCATGCAGGGATATCCAGAAAAACCCGGAGATGGTATACGAACATACCTGCAAATGGAATACGGTAGCAGTGGTATCGGACGGCACCCGCGTGCTGGGTCTGGGAGACATCGGGCCGGAGGCCGCGATGCCGGTCATGGAGGGGAAATCCATGCTGTTCAAGTACCTCGGCGGCGTAGACAGCGTTCCGATATGCCTCGACACTAAAAATCCCGAGAAGATAATCGAGACGGTAAGGCTGATTGCGCCGTCATTCGGAGGTATAAACCTTGAGGACATCTCAAATCCGAAATGCTTTGACATCCTGGATGAGCTCAGAAGAGACTGCAAGGTACCGGTCTGGCACGATGACCAACAGGGGACGGCGTGCGTCACCGTCGCGGCCGCCATCAACGCTATGAAACTTGTCGGAAAGAAATTCTCCGATGCGAATCTGGCCGTCGTCGGCGCCGGTGCGGCATGCATCGCGATAGCGAGACTCCTGCTCGCGACGGGGTTCGACCCGAAGAAACTCTGCATGTGCGATTCGAAAGGAATATTGAACCTCAGCAGAGAGGAAGTGCAGGGTGAGTTCAGACAAAAATGGGAGATATGTAAGAAGACCAACGGCGCGGGAAAGACCGGCGGCATAAAGGAAGCGATGGAGGGCGCAGACATACTCATAGCGGCGTCCAAGCCTGGCCCCGGAACGATTCCTGCGGAATACTGCAAGAACATGGCGGACAACCCGGTCGTGTTCGCTACCGCGAACCCGATCCCGGAGATGTGGCCCTGGGAGGCTAAAGAGCACGGCGTCAAGATATTCGCGACAGGACGTTCGGACTTCCCGAATCAGGTTAACAACTCCATGGGATTCCCCGCGATATTCCGCGGCGTGCTTGACGTAAGGGCGAAGACGATCACCGACGAGATGTGCATAGCCGCGGCGGAAGAGCTTGCGAAATGCGCGGAGGAGAAAGGCATCCACGAAGAATACATTATCCCGACGATGAGCGAGATCGATCCGTTCCCGAGAGAAGCGGTGGCGGTCGGTCTCAAAGCGCAGGAACAGGGCATCGCCCGCCTGAAGCTCAGCCGTCAGGAACTCTTCGACAGAGCGGACTTCATAATAAGGAGGTCCAGAGCGGTGACCGACCAGATGATGAAGAGCGGATATATAGCGGACCCGCTCCCGGCATTTAAGTAAACAGAAGGGAAACCTTCTTTTTTCCATTTTTCATACCCGCGCGGCGGCGTTCCGCCGCGTGGTCTTTTATTCTCTCCCGCTTCTAAGGCGGATGAAGGATCAAAATCGTACTAAAAAACGTACGATTATATATGACAAACGTATCTTTATGTTATGACCACGGTAAACGCTTCGGAAGCAAGAGCCAACTTGTATAATCTGATCGAAAGCGCGATCGATGAGCCGGTAAGAATAACATCGAAGAGGGGTACCGTTGTAATGATCTCCGAAGAGGAATGGGAAGGGATCATGGAAACACTGTACCTTCTAGGGGTCCCCGGGCTACTGGAAGATGTCAAAAAGGGACGCGAAACACCAAGATCGAAAATGATAAGGGTGAAAAGCAGTGACCTATGAGGTGATCTTCACACGTAAGGCCGAAGAAGACCTAAAGGAATTGACGAAGCAGGGCTATGGGAAAAAGATAAAAGAATTGGTGGAGATTTTGGAGAACGACCCTTTTCAAACCCCTCCGAAATATAAGAGTTTAACAGGAGAGATGAAAGGAATGTTCTCCCGCCGCATAAACATAGAACATAGGCTGGTGTATGAGATCATACCTGCGGAAGACGATGCTTTTGAAGGAACGGTAAAAGTATACAGGCTGAGAACACACTATGAAGGAATAATTCCGCTGTTCTTTCTCATCAGCCCCTGATACAGTTGGTAAACACGATCCTCTTTTAACTGATCCCATTACCAGTTTTACATGGGTCCGCCGTCAGGAAACGACAGCATCCCGCCTCATAGAGCCATTTTTGTATAATGGGGGAGCCGGCATTACGCCGGCTCAGAAATAAGAAAATGACACTCTCTCAGAGGAGAGTGCTAGATACGCACTCGATGTTCTCTATACCGGAGATAGAGGACAACGCCTTCTCGAGGTCCCCGCCGACAGATTCATCCGTGTCGTCTATTGAGAAGCCCACGTTGATCTTCATGAGGCCGAAGGCCACAGGCATTATCTTTGATTCCAGCACCTGGACGCCTTTCGGAACTACGCCGGCGATGGTGCCGATTATTGACTCAAGGTCAACTTCCGTGCTCTCAGGCATAAGGTCATACACGGCCACTATCTGTCCCATCGTTATCCCTCAGGGTCCCGCGAAACCGCATTTTTTGCATTCGTACAATACGCTCTGATCGCGGCACCGGTCACACCTTCCGATATCGGAAATTCCGCACTTTGGGCATTTGAAAGTGGTGTTTCCATGACCGATAAGCCTCTTTCCGCATGAGGAACATATCTTGTCCTTTACCATACTTTCGGCGATGTGTTCCCCATATATAAAAGAAATGTCTGATTCTTTTTTAAGAAAGATCCTCTTGGGTTCCATGCCAAACCCGCGTTCAGAGCGTCACGGCCGAATCGCGTTCAAAACCGCCGCATATGCTTTTCAGTGGACGATCAAACAGGGCTAGGTTGGGAAAAGATTTATCTGTACAGGTGCTAACCGCGACCGATGAAAGAACATGCCGGCAACATACCCTATGTGAAGGGATACCTGAGCGAACTGACGTCGTCGCTCGAGAAGATAGACCTTTCCGCGGTGGACGCTGTGATAGAACTCCTTATCGAGGCTCATAAGAGAGGATCGAGGATATTCACGGCCGGGAACGGCGGAAGTTCCGCAACGGCCTCGCATATCGTATGCGATTTCAATAAAGGCATTTCAGCCAACACGAAAGAGAAGTTCGAGATGACATGTCTTAGCGACAGCATACCCACGATCACCGCCATAGCCAATGACTACGGTTACGAGCACGTGTTCGTCTTCCAGCTTGAGGGAAGGATGAAAAAAGGGGACATACTTATAGCCATATCGGGCAGCGGCAATTCAAAGAACATAATCCTGGCGGCGGAGTACGCGAAGAGCCTCGGCAACAAGGTCATCGCTCTCACGGGGTTCAAAGGCGGAGAGCTCTACAAGATCGCGGATGTCAACATACACTTCCCCCTTGAGGACATGCAGAAAGCGGAGGACGCACATATGATAATGCTGCACCTCATCGCAAGGGCGGTCGCGGATAGATATGGGGTTAAGATGTGCTGACCGACCGCCTCGAAACAGCAGACCTGTGCATTATTTATATCCAGAATCATCTGTGACAGGCAATGGCCAAGGGTAAAGCGGTTATTTCCGGTGGCGCAGGATTTATCGGAAGCCATCTTGCGGACTCCCTGCTGAGGAGAGGATGGGAGGTTCTGGCAATAGACAGGATCCGGCCGGAACAGGCATCCAACATAGGCCATCTGGCAGGAGATGATAGGTTCTCCTATGCCGCGAACGATCTGAAGGATCAGAGGTCCGTTGAGAGACTAACGGAAAGCTCGGACATGATATTCCATCTTGCCGCCAATTCGGACATCAGGAAAGGGCAGAAAGATCCGGGCATAGACCTGAAAGATACGTTCCTGACTACCGTGTCTATGCTGGAAGCGGCCAGAACGAATGAGGTAAAGAAGTTCTTCTTCGCCTCCACCTCAGCCGTGTACGGCGACCTAAGAGGCGTCAAGCTGAGAGAAGATACCGGATGCCTGGCACCGATATCCTACTATGGCGCATACAAGCTGGCCTCGGAGGCAGCGATCTCATCGTATTCATACATGAACGGCATGGGTTCGCTGGTGTTCAGGTTCCCGAATGTAGTAGGACCTAGGCTCACGCATGGAGTGATCTTCGACTTTATTGAAAAATTGAGGACAGACCCTAAAAGACTTGAGATCCTGGGCGACGGCAGGCAGTCCAAACAGTATGTGTATGTCAAGGATCTTACAGAAGCCATCGCCGATTTCTCCTCCGCAATGGAAAGCGGTCACGAAGTGTACAACATATCCACGGAGTCGTTCACCACAGTAAACGAGATCGCTGACATGGTGTGCGAAAAGCTGGGCCTGACCGATGTGGCATACGAGCACACAGGAGGGGACCGAGGATGGAAAGGGGACGTACCGTCTTTCGATTATGATGTAGAGAAGGCCAAAAGAATAGGCTGGAGATACAATTATGATTCGTCCGGGGCGGTAAAGAAGACCTTGGAGGATCTGGATATCAGCTTTGGTCGTTGAAAACGATCTTGGAACCTTCGTTCTCCATTTTGAAAGGTATCTCTCTGCATCCTCTGAGGGCCGTCTTCAGGCCCGCCTGGTCTTCTTCATGGGCATAGAAGAGCATGAACCCCGCTCCTCCCGCGCCGAGAAGTTTTCCTCCGACGGCGCCGTTGTCCATGCCGAGAGCATAGATATCATCGATCTCGTCGTTCGATATGCCCGATGTCAGCCCCCTCTTGAGTTTCCAGCTCTCGTCAAGGATCTTCCCGAGAGAATCGGCGTTCCCGGAGAGGAGATCGTCCTTCAATCTGACGGCGAGCGAACAGATCTTACTCTGGTCGGCATCCCGCTTTTTGCTGCTCCGATTCTGCTTTTTCAGTATGTCGGACGAATTTCTCTGTCCTCCAATGTAGAACAGAACGAGCCTCCTGCCCAGGGTATCCGTGACATATTTTGAAAGAGCCAGATGTTCCACTTCTACGCTTCCGTCTTTTTGGAACCGATAGTAGTTCAAACCGCCGTAGGCAGCCGCATACTGGTCCTGTTTGCCTATAGGTTCTTTCAGGACCTCCATCTCCATCTCGCAGGCCTTCTTCGCAAGCAGCTCTTTATCGGACGCTTTGCCCTGATACGCTCTAAGCAGGTTGACCAGACCCACAGTGAATGAGCTGGAGGAACCCATCCCTGTTCCGCTGGGTATGTCGGCCGTGCTGTTTATTTCCACTCCGTGCACATCATGCATCTTCAGGCATTCTCTGAAGATCGGATGCTCGATCTCGTCAAGGTCCTGTACCTTCTCCACTGTTGAATATTTGAGGGAGGTGACGTCAGCGTGGAACGACCGCTCCAGCGTAAGGTACACATATTTATCGATCGTGGTGCTGACGGCATGTCCTCCGTATCTTTCATAATAAGAAGGCAGGTCGCTCCCACCTCCGCAGAAACTGATCCTG
This genomic interval from Candidatus Methanoplasma cognatum contains the following:
- a CDS encoding radical SAM protein, producing the protein MTKDIRVVLIDGYIDDPAALGVPPYISPMIRAIAGASIDAGADVEYISADMLRRGKKLPDADVSVVLSGNTVPGKYLRSMPLSVKELEGLVPKLKGWKLIGGSAAFSSVADKFDFSMRNDPAASLYDGMTGKEVGERYRTLDEWNRWMLFGAEIVTQHQDFPHPLIAEMETYRGCHRYRSGGCSYCIEPLKGKPLMRSPKDVIAEAEKLVSLGIRNIRIGGQTCIISYGTEDDSDPPRPNPDAVKELFTGLKALDLNVLHVDNANPAVISSYPDESKKIIGILTECCTSGNVLALGLESADPAVFRENNLNCTPEQLMGAVRMINEIGAEPGPTGLPKLLPGINLVCGLDGETASTYVHDMELLKRIAGEGLMVRRINIRQVMPLRKDFHTKVDKQKFKRFKETVREEIDRKMLERVVPKGTVMKDVYMEIHDGNTTFGRQIGTYPILIGIPYKVELGTSHDVTITDWGFRSITGITTPFNINTMPMSAIEGLPGIGKKRAAKIVLKRPYDSMDDLKEVIDDPAVFGDLRKMISLSVHDI
- a CDS encoding NADP-dependent malic enzyme, with translation MGNEKELTIEERLERAKKPGQDAMILHKYYGGKIEITPKACVRSFNDFAIWYSPGVAEPCRDIQKNPEMVYEHTCKWNTVAVVSDGTRVLGLGDIGPEAAMPVMEGKSMLFKYLGGVDSVPICLDTKNPEKIIETVRLIAPSFGGINLEDISNPKCFDILDELRRDCKVPVWHDDQQGTACVTVAAAINAMKLVGKKFSDANLAVVGAGAACIAIARLLLATGFDPKKLCMCDSKGILNLSREEVQGEFRQKWEICKKTNGAGKTGGIKEAMEGADILIAASKPGPGTIPAEYCKNMADNPVVFATANPIPEMWPWEAKEHGVKIFATGRSDFPNQVNNSMGFPAIFRGVLDVRAKTITDEMCIAAAEELAKCAEEKGIHEEYIIPTMSEIDPFPREAVAVGLKAQEQGIARLKLSRQELFDRADFIIRRSRAVTDQMMKSGYIADPLPAFK
- a CDS encoding type II toxin-antitoxin system Phd/YefM family antitoxin produces the protein MTTVNASEARANLYNLIESAIDEPVRITSKRGTVVMISEEEWEGIMETLYLLGVPGLLEDVKKGRETPRSKMIRVKSSDL
- a CDS encoding Txe/YoeB family addiction module toxin; this translates as MTYEVIFTRKAEEDLKELTKQGYGKKIKELVEILENDPFQTPPKYKSLTGEMKGMFSRRINIEHRLVYEIIPAEDDAFEGTVKVYRLRTHYEGIIPLFFLISP
- a CDS encoding translation elongation factor EF-1beta: MGQIVAVYDLMPESTEVDLESIIGTIAGVVPKGVQVLESKIMPVAFGLMKINVGFSIDDTDESVGGDLEKALSSISGIENIECVSSTLL
- a CDS encoding zinc finger domain-containing protein, which translates into the protein MVKDKICSSCGKRLIGHGNTTFKCPKCGISDIGRCDRCRDQSVLYECKKCGFAGP
- a CDS encoding SIS domain-containing protein yields the protein MKEHAGNIPYVKGYLSELTSSLEKIDLSAVDAVIELLIEAHKRGSRIFTAGNGGSSATASHIVCDFNKGISANTKEKFEMTCLSDSIPTITAIANDYGYEHVFVFQLEGRMKKGDILIAISGSGNSKNIILAAEYAKSLGNKVIALTGFKGGELYKIADVNIHFPLEDMQKAEDAHMIMLHLIARAVADRYGVKMC
- a CDS encoding GDP-mannose 4,6-dehydratase, encoding MAKGKAVISGGAGFIGSHLADSLLRRGWEVLAIDRIRPEQASNIGHLAGDDRFSYAANDLKDQRSVERLTESSDMIFHLAANSDIRKGQKDPGIDLKDTFLTTVSMLEAARTNEVKKFFFASTSAVYGDLRGVKLREDTGCLAPISYYGAYKLASEAAISSYSYMNGMGSLVFRFPNVVGPRLTHGVIFDFIEKLRTDPKRLEILGDGRQSKQYVYVKDLTEAIADFSSAMESGHEVYNISTESFTTVNEIADMVCEKLGLTDVAYEHTGGDRGWKGDVPSFDYDVEKAKRIGWRYNYDSSGAVKKTLEDLDISFGR